Proteins from a genomic interval of Salvelinus alpinus chromosome 7, SLU_Salpinus.1, whole genome shotgun sequence:
- the LOC139580829 gene encoding BTB/POZ domain-containing protein KCTD21-like, protein MLNLNSSDSNTNSNSNSLSDPVSLNVGGEIYTTTLDTLTRYRDSMLGAMFTGQISTLRDKRGNVFIDRDGKVFRYILNFLRSSSLDLPDGFSEMRLLRREADFFQIRPLLDEIQRHVEAAPLSLRDAPRRALLLVDVDCQVRVLHFNLRRAPENYELRTCSVCILTAEIFCTWRAFLVLLCERFSYRTTQGLTSPLPSDQRYNRLKLEWVPRPDELPQDQYEKQRYRGLVVSDSWATQTHFGDLCDAIIPCRSPCEVKDMHRFLEELLTVSLAEGFRVDSVTPDSMDVLSCHTLQLVR, encoded by the exons ATGCTGAACCTAAACTCCTCGGACAGCAACACTAACAGCAACAGTAACTCCTTGTCGGACCCTGTGTCTCTCAACGTTGGCGGTGAGATCTACACTACGACTCTGGACACTCTGACTCGCTACCGAGACTCCATGCTGGGCGCCATGTTCACCGGTCAGATCTCTACGCTTAGGGACAAACGTGGAAATGTTTTCATCGACCGCGACGGGAAGGTTTTCCGCTATATCCTGAACTTCCTACGTTCCAGCTCCCTGGACCTGCCGGACGGGTTCTCTGAGATGAGGCTGCTGAGGAGGGAAGCAGATTTCTTCCAGATCCGCCCCCTACTGGATGAGATACAGCGGCACGTTGAGGCCGCACCGCTCAGCCTGAGAGATGCACCCAGAAGAGCCTTGCTGCTGGTGGACGTGgactgccag GTGCGCGTGCTACACTTCAACCTACGGCGTGCTCCCGAGAACTACGAACTCCGCACATGCTCAGTGTGCATCCTCACCGCCGAAATCTTCTGTACCTGGCGTGCCTTTCTGGTTCTCCTCTGTGAGCGTTTCTCTTACCGCACAACCCAGGGTCTTACTTCCCCCCTCCCCAGTGACCAGCGCTACAACCGTCTCAAACTGGAGTGGGTTCCCCGGCCAGACGAACTTCCCCAGGACCAGTATGAGAAACAGCGGTACAGAGGACTCGTCGTCTCGGACTCTTGGGCCACACAGACCCACTTTGGTGACCTCTGTGATGCCATCATCCCATGCCGCAGCCCCTGTGAGGTCAAAGACATGCACAGGTTTTTGGAGGAGCTGCTGACGGTGTCTTTGGCAGAGGGTTTTAGGGTTGACTCCGTGACCCCTGACTCCATGGACGTTTTGAGCTGCCATACTCTGCAGCTTGTACGGTAG